In one Lysobacter alkalisoli genomic region, the following are encoded:
- a CDS encoding ABC transporter ATP-binding protein translates to MSQLELDRIRVAYPTPGGLLGVIDGLSLQLRRGEIGCLLGRSGCGKTTVLRAIAGFEPVRAGRIVLDGTVLASTDAVLPPERRRVGMMFQDYALFPHLDVAANVAFGLRRSPRDRRQTRVGELLELVGLTDKARAWPHELSGGQQQRVALARALAPEPALLLLDEPFSNLDIHTREHLAGELRGLLRAAGTTALLVTHDQAEAFAMADHVGVMHQGRILQWADAATLYRKPADRFVAGFIGRGGLVPAAALGLEGEGEVLLRPEHLRFAPDGPISARLLERTFRGPGSVCLLELAGGGHCEADLPLGVVAAAGDELRFQLLDEELPRF, encoded by the coding sequence GTGAGTCAGTTGGAGCTGGACCGCATCCGGGTTGCCTATCCCACGCCCGGTGGCCTGCTCGGGGTCATCGATGGCCTGTCGCTGCAGTTGCGGCGCGGCGAGATCGGTTGCCTGCTCGGCCGCTCCGGCTGTGGCAAGACCACGGTGTTGCGTGCGATCGCCGGTTTCGAACCGGTACGCGCGGGCCGCATCGTGCTCGACGGTACCGTGCTGGCGAGCACCGATGCCGTACTGCCGCCGGAGCGGCGCCGGGTCGGGATGATGTTCCAGGACTATGCGCTGTTCCCGCATCTGGACGTGGCCGCCAATGTCGCCTTCGGCCTGCGCCGGTCGCCGCGTGACCGCCGCCAGACCCGGGTCGGCGAGCTGCTGGAACTGGTCGGCCTGACCGACAAGGCCCGCGCCTGGCCGCACGAACTGTCCGGCGGCCAGCAGCAGCGGGTGGCGCTGGCGCGCGCGCTGGCGCCGGAACCGGCACTGCTGCTGCTCGACGAACCGTTCTCCAACCTCGACATCCACACCCGCGAGCACCTGGCCGGCGAACTGCGCGGACTGCTCAGGGCGGCCGGCACCACTGCGCTGCTGGTCACCCACGACCAGGCCGAGGCGTTCGCGATGGCCGACCACGTCGGCGTCATGCATCAGGGCCGGATCCTGCAATGGGCCGATGCAGCGACCCTGTACCGCAAGCCGGCCGACCGCTTCGTGGCCGGTTTCATTGGCCGTGGCGGGCTGGTCCCGGCCGCCGCGCTGGGGCTGGAGGGGGAGGGCGAGGTGCTGCTGCGCCCCGAGCATCTGCGCTTCGCCCCGGACGGCCCGATCAGTGCGCGTCTGCTGGAGCGGACCTTCCGCGGCCCGGGCAGCGTCTGCCTGTTGGAGCTGGCTGGCGGTGGGCATTGCGAGGCCGACCTGCCGCTTGGCGTGGTGGCGGCAGCGGGTGATGAGTTGCGGTTCCAGTTGCTGGACGAGGAGTTGCCGAGGTTCTGA
- a CDS encoding aminotransferase class III-fold pyridoxal phosphate-dependent enzyme, producing MAVTDTLVPLRARAGVRRTVGLDDATIERFAAGHPELAEAIEAAAAEYARISEEFAELLDLDEDAQIHAVQAGYVNFYQDDAVNPYVALAARGPWIVTLKGAVLHDSGGYGMLGFGHAPKAIIEAMAKPQAMANIMTPNLSQLRFERLLRDAIGLGRECPYSKFLCLNSGSESVTLAARIVDANAKAMTDADARHAGRTIKRVVVKGSFHGRTDRPALYSDSTRKTYAQYLASYRGEESVIAVPPYDTETLKQVFAEADKHGWFIEAMFLEPVMGEGDPGRSVPVDFYNAARELTKAHGSLLLVDSIQAGLRANGVLSIIDYPGFEQAEAPDMETYSKALNAGQYPLSVLAVNERAAGIYRKGLYGNTMTSNPRALDVASTVLSQVTPELRENIRARGAEAIEKLEKLKTAMDGAITKVQGTGLLFSCELSPEYKCYGAGSTEEWLREHGIGVIHGGANSLRFTPTFNISSDEIDMLVAMVGRALKEGPRQKQADAA from the coding sequence ATGGCCGTGACCGACACCCTCGTCCCTCTGCGCGCCCGTGCCGGCGTGCGCCGCACCGTGGGGCTGGACGACGCCACGATCGAGCGCTTCGCTGCCGGGCATCCGGAGCTGGCGGAGGCGATCGAGGCCGCCGCGGCCGAATACGCCCGCATCAGCGAGGAGTTCGCCGAACTGCTCGACCTCGACGAGGACGCGCAGATCCACGCGGTGCAAGCCGGCTACGTCAACTTCTACCAGGACGACGCAGTCAATCCGTATGTGGCGCTGGCCGCGCGCGGGCCATGGATCGTGACCCTGAAGGGCGCGGTGCTGCACGACTCCGGCGGCTACGGCATGCTCGGCTTCGGCCATGCGCCAAAGGCGATAATCGAGGCGATGGCCAAGCCGCAGGCAATGGCCAACATCATGACCCCGAACCTGTCGCAGTTGCGCTTCGAGCGCCTGCTGCGCGACGCGATCGGCCTCGGCCGCGAGTGCCCGTACAGCAAGTTCCTGTGCCTGAACTCGGGTTCGGAGTCGGTCACCCTCGCCGCCCGCATCGTCGATGCCAACGCCAAGGCGATGACCGACGCCGACGCCCGCCACGCCGGCCGCACGATCAAGCGCGTCGTCGTCAAGGGCAGCTTCCACGGCCGCACCGACCGCCCGGCGCTGTATTCGGACTCGACCCGCAAGACCTACGCGCAGTACCTCGCCAGCTACCGCGGCGAAGAGTCGGTGATCGCGGTGCCGCCGTACGACACCGAGACGCTGAAGCAGGTTTTCGCCGAGGCCGACAAGCATGGCTGGTTCATCGAGGCGATGTTCCTGGAGCCGGTGATGGGTGAGGGCGATCCCGGCCGCAGCGTGCCGGTCGACTTCTACAACGCCGCGCGCGAACTGACAAAGGCCCATGGCTCGCTGCTGCTGGTCGACTCGATCCAGGCCGGGCTGCGCGCCAACGGCGTGCTGTCGATCATCGATTACCCCGGTTTCGAGCAGGCCGAGGCACCGGACATGGAGACCTACTCGAAGGCGCTCAATGCCGGCCAGTACCCGCTGTCGGTGCTGGCGGTCAACGAGCGCGCCGCCGGCATCTACAGGAAAGGCCTGTACGGCAACACCATGACCAGCAACCCGCGCGCGCTCGACGTCGCCAGCACGGTGCTGTCGCAGGTCACGCCGGAACTGCGCGAGAACATCCGTGCGCGCGGCGCCGAGGCCATCGAGAAGCTGGAGAAGCTCAAGACCGCGATGGACGGTGCGATCACCAAGGTCCAGGGCACCGGCCTGCTGTTCTCCTGCGAGCTGTCGCCGGAGTACAAGTGCTACGGCGCCGGCTCGACCGAGGAATGGCTGCGCGAACACGGCATCGGCGTGATCCACGGCGGTGCCAACTCGTTGCGCTTCACCCCCACCTTCAACATCAGCAGCGACGAGATCGACATGCTGGTCGCCATGGTCGGGCGGGCGTTGAAGGAAGGTCCGCGCCAGAAGCAGGCCGACGCAGCCTGA
- the yajC gene encoding preprotein translocase subunit YajC, with the protein MNLLDLLISPAHAQVAAAPAGGMGMSLLFPIALIAIMYFLMIRPQMKRQKEHRAMLEKLGKGDEVITNGGIAGTVTDIGESFVTVQIADNVKVRVQKGAIANVLPKGTLKAA; encoded by the coding sequence ATGAACCTGCTCGACCTCCTGATTTCCCCCGCGCACGCCCAGGTTGCCGCGGCCCCGGCCGGCGGCATGGGCATGTCGCTGCTGTTCCCGATCGCGCTGATCGCGATCATGTACTTCCTGATGATCCGCCCGCAGATGAAGCGGCAGAAGGAGCATCGCGCCATGCTCGAGAAGCTCGGCAAGGGCGACGAGGTGATCACCAACGGCGGCATCGCCGGCACCGTCACCGACATCGGCGAGAGCTTCGTCACCGTGCAGATTGCCGACAACGTCAAGGTCCGGGTGCAGAAGGGCGCAATCGCCAACGTCCTGCCCAAGGGCACCTTGAAGGCGGCCTGA
- a CDS encoding Lrp/AsnC family transcriptional regulator gives MKITPADQQLLSVLRENARASAAEIARRLKLSRTTVQSRIERLERQGVISGYTVRVHDQAERGHIRAHIMITVLPKQMSSVVEALHAMPEVRVLHSVSGPFDLVALGMVPTVAEMDELTDRIGAIDGVERTTSSIILSAKFER, from the coding sequence ATGAAAATCACACCTGCCGACCAGCAATTGCTGTCCGTCCTTCGCGAGAACGCCCGCGCCTCCGCCGCCGAGATCGCGCGGCGGCTGAAACTGTCGCGGACCACGGTGCAGAGCCGGATCGAGCGGCTGGAACGCCAGGGCGTGATCAGCGGCTACACCGTCCGCGTCCACGACCAGGCCGAGCGCGGCCATATCCGTGCCCACATCATGATCACGGTGCTGCCCAAGCAGATGTCGTCCGTCGTCGAGGCCCTGCACGCGATGCCCGAAGTGCGTGTTCTGCATTCGGTCAGCGGCCCGTTCGATCTGGTCGCGCTGGGCATGGTGCCGACGGTGGCCGAGATGGACGAGCTGACCGACCGCATCGGCGCCATCGACGGGGTCGAGCGCACCACTTCGTCGATCATCCTGTCGGCGAAGTTCGAAAGGTAG
- a CDS encoding Fe(3+) ABC transporter substrate-binding protein, producing the protein MKTRFALAARCLRGIIMPLAVVAAVAACGQQSQQPAESGVDDAGNVTLYTTREPGLIQPLLDAFSEETGIRVDTVFVRDGLNERLRAEGERSPADVVMTVDTGNLLDLVEAGHAQPLQSGVLEAAIPAHLRDPEGRWFALSLRDRVLYAEKDLELDGFAYEDLADPQWKGKVCIRSGQHPYNISLIAAMIARHGEAATEQWLRGVKANLARKAAGGDREVARDILGGICDIGIANAYYVGRMKNSEEGSEQRQWGDAIKVVRPVFSGAEDGGTHVNISGAILARHAPNRDNAVTLLEYLVSDAAQSLYAKANYEYPVKAGVELDPVVASFGELKVDPLPLAEIAANRKLASELVDRVGFDQ; encoded by the coding sequence ATGAAGACTCGATTCGCTCTTGCCGCGCGTTGTCTGCGCGGCATCATCATGCCCCTGGCGGTCGTCGCCGCGGTCGCAGCCTGCGGCCAGCAATCGCAGCAGCCTGCAGAAAGCGGTGTCGACGACGCCGGCAACGTCACCCTTTACACCACCCGCGAGCCGGGACTGATCCAGCCGCTGCTGGATGCCTTCAGCGAGGAAACCGGCATCCGCGTCGACACCGTGTTCGTCCGCGACGGATTGAATGAACGCCTGCGTGCCGAAGGCGAACGTTCGCCGGCCGACGTGGTGATGACGGTGGACACCGGCAACCTGCTCGACCTGGTCGAGGCCGGCCACGCCCAGCCGTTGCAATCCGGGGTGCTGGAGGCGGCGATCCCGGCCCACCTGCGCGATCCGGAAGGGCGCTGGTTCGCCCTGTCGCTGCGCGACCGGGTCCTGTATGCGGAAAAGGACCTCGAGCTGGACGGCTTCGCCTACGAGGACCTGGCCGATCCGCAGTGGAAAGGCAAGGTCTGCATCCGTTCCGGTCAGCATCCCTACAACATCAGCCTGATCGCGGCGATGATCGCCCGCCACGGCGAGGCCGCCACCGAGCAGTGGCTGCGCGGGGTCAAGGCCAATCTGGCCCGCAAGGCCGCCGGCGGCGACCGGGAAGTGGCGCGGGACATCCTCGGCGGCATCTGCGACATCGGCATCGCCAATGCCTATTACGTCGGCCGGATGAAGAACAGCGAGGAAGGTTCCGAGCAGCGCCAGTGGGGCGATGCGATCAAGGTCGTGCGGCCGGTGTTCTCCGGAGCCGAGGACGGTGGCACCCACGTCAACATCAGTGGCGCGATCCTGGCCCGTCATGCGCCCAATCGCGACAACGCGGTGACCTTGCTCGAGTACCTGGTTTCGGACGCGGCGCAGAGCCTGTATGCGAAGGCCAACTACGAGTACCCGGTCAAGGCCGGGGTCGAGCTGGACCCGGTGGTGGCGAGCTTCGGTGAATTGAAGGTCGATCCGCTGCCGCTGGCCGAGATCGCGGCCAACCGCAAGCTGGCCAGCGAACTGGTCGACCGGGTCGGCTTTGATCAGTGA
- the tgt gene encoding tRNA guanosine(34) transglycosylase Tgt has translation MSRLNFKLLGNDGAARRGRLTFPRGTIETPAFMPVGTYGTVKGVLPHQLREMGAEIILGNTFHLFLRPGLEVIEAHGGLHGFARWDGPILTDSGGFQVFSLAHKRKITEAGVHFAAPTDGRKVFLGPEESMHIQKVLDSDIVMIFDECPPVQVDGKPVDARVIERSMELSLRWAERSKKAHEGNDAALFGIVQGGVHHGLRTRSAEGLKEIGFDGYAIGGLAVGETEEQRNAMLDHTCPQLPQDRPRYLMGVGRPEDLVEAVARGVDMFDCVMPTRNARNGHFFVSTGTIRIRNAKYEHDLRPIEEGCDCYTCSNGFSRAYLRHLDRCNEMLGPILGTLHNLRHYQRLMAQMRAAIEAGTFEAFRESFHAARQKD, from the coding sequence ATGTCCAGATTGAACTTCAAACTCCTCGGCAACGACGGCGCCGCCCGCCGCGGTCGCCTGACCTTCCCGCGCGGCACCATCGAAACCCCGGCGTTCATGCCGGTCGGTACCTACGGCACGGTCAAGGGCGTGCTGCCACACCAGCTGCGCGAGATGGGCGCCGAGATCATTCTCGGCAACACCTTCCACCTGTTCCTGCGCCCGGGGCTGGAAGTGATCGAGGCGCATGGCGGCCTGCACGGCTTCGCCCGCTGGGACGGACCGATCCTCACCGACTCCGGCGGTTTCCAGGTGTTTTCGCTGGCGCACAAACGCAAGATCACCGAGGCCGGCGTCCACTTCGCTGCGCCGACCGACGGTCGCAAGGTGTTTCTTGGGCCGGAGGAGAGCATGCACATCCAGAAGGTGCTCGATTCCGACATCGTGATGATCTTCGACGAGTGCCCGCCGGTGCAGGTCGATGGCAAACCGGTCGATGCGCGCGTGATCGAGCGTTCGATGGAACTGTCGCTGCGCTGGGCCGAGCGTTCGAAGAAGGCTCATGAGGGCAACGACGCGGCACTGTTCGGCATCGTCCAGGGCGGCGTCCACCACGGGCTGCGCACGCGCTCGGCCGAGGGGTTGAAGGAGATCGGCTTCGACGGTTACGCGATCGGCGGCCTTGCGGTCGGCGAGACCGAGGAGCAGCGCAACGCCATGCTCGACCACACCTGCCCGCAGCTGCCGCAGGACCGGCCACGCTATCTGATGGGAGTGGGGCGGCCGGAGGACCTGGTCGAGGCGGTCGCACGCGGGGTCGACATGTTCGATTGCGTGATGCCGACCCGCAACGCCCGCAATGGCCACTTCTTCGTTTCCACCGGCACCATCCGCATCCGCAACGCCAAGTACGAGCACGACCTGCGCCCGATCGAGGAGGGCTGCGACTGCTACACCTGTTCCAACGGCTTCAGCCGCGCCTACCTGCGCCACCTGGACCGCTGCAACGAGATGCTGGGCCCGATCCTGGGCACCCTGCACAACCTGCGCCACTACCAGCGGTTGATGGCGCAGATGCGTGCGGCGATCGAGGCGGGAACCTTTGAGGCCTTTCGGGAGTCTTTCCATGCCGCAAGGCAGAAGGACTGA
- the secD gene encoding protein translocase subunit SecD, with the protein MLTYARWKYVLLLVIVLLSALYALPNVFPQDPSVQISASRGAVVDEALKARVEASLRQAGVTAKSVELAGDNLLVRLPDPDLQVKASDVLTPELGSDYIVALNLAQTVPGWLAELGGKPMLLGLDLQGGVHFTMQVDQQAAVDKRMEATAEDVRMLLREKRIGYDSVERRGRTGVVATLGDAAAAEKAREEILRSDPSLQTSIAGNTVSVQMGDAELRQLMLDAIEQNVGTLRNRVNALGVAEPIIQRQGDDRIVVQLPGVQDTAQAKRVLGATATLEWRAVVEGNAYEARDSGIVPPEALLYSRKELGVDGKPVPILLSKRVIASGEQMVHASAGNDPQSGTPAVSVRLNGAGGQRMFEFTSENVGKPMAVVYIERVPEVRIVDGEEVRSTRINQEVISVATIRGVFGKEFQTTGLESRKEAASLALLLRSGSLAAPMDFIEERIVGPSLGRENVERGMTAIKYSFMFILAFFLVYYRVFGVITCVALLLNLLMVVAIMSLFNATMTLPGMAAIALTVGFSVDANVLINERIREELRAGVPAKAAIAGGYDKALSTIADANITSILAGVALFAFGTGPVKGFAIALIVGISTSMYSAVSASRGIATLIYGGRRKLKSLAI; encoded by the coding sequence ATGCTGACTTACGCTCGCTGGAAGTACGTCCTCCTCCTGGTCATCGTGTTGCTCAGTGCCCTGTACGCACTGCCCAACGTGTTCCCCCAGGATCCCTCGGTGCAGATCAGCGCCAGCCGTGGCGCGGTGGTCGATGAGGCGCTCAAGGCACGTGTCGAGGCCAGCCTGCGGCAGGCCGGCGTGACCGCCAAGTCGGTCGAGCTCGCCGGCGACAACCTGCTCGTGCGGCTGCCGGATCCCGATCTGCAGGTCAAGGCGTCCGATGTGCTGACCCCGGAACTGGGCAGCGACTATATCGTCGCGTTGAACCTGGCCCAGACCGTGCCCGGGTGGCTGGCCGAGCTCGGCGGCAAGCCGATGCTGCTGGGTCTGGACCTGCAGGGCGGCGTGCACTTCACCATGCAGGTGGACCAGCAGGCCGCGGTCGACAAGCGGATGGAGGCCACTGCCGAGGACGTCCGAATGTTGCTGCGCGAGAAGCGCATCGGCTACGACTCGGTCGAGCGCCGCGGCAGAACCGGTGTTGTCGCCACCCTCGGCGACGCCGCCGCGGCCGAGAAGGCGCGCGAGGAAATCCTGCGCAGCGACCCGTCCCTGCAGACCAGCATCGCGGGCAACACCGTTTCCGTGCAGATGGGCGATGCCGAGCTCAGGCAGCTGATGCTCGACGCCATCGAACAGAACGTCGGCACCCTGCGCAACCGCGTCAACGCGCTCGGCGTGGCCGAGCCGATCATCCAGCGCCAGGGCGACGACCGCATCGTCGTGCAGCTGCCGGGCGTGCAGGACACCGCCCAGGCCAAGCGCGTGCTGGGCGCCACCGCGACCCTGGAATGGCGGGCGGTGGTCGAGGGCAATGCCTATGAAGCCCGCGACAGCGGCATCGTCCCGCCCGAGGCCCTGCTCTACTCGCGCAAGGAGCTCGGTGTCGATGGCAAGCCGGTGCCGATACTGCTCAGCAAGCGGGTGATCGCATCGGGTGAGCAGATGGTCCATGCCTCTGCCGGCAACGATCCGCAGTCGGGCACCCCGGCGGTCAGCGTGCGCCTGAACGGTGCCGGTGGCCAGCGCATGTTCGAGTTCACCAGCGAGAACGTCGGCAAGCCGATGGCGGTGGTCTACATCGAACGCGTGCCCGAAGTCCGCATCGTCGACGGAGAGGAAGTCCGCAGCACCCGCATCAACCAGGAGGTGATCTCGGTCGCCACCATCCGCGGCGTGTTCGGCAAGGAATTCCAGACCACCGGCCTGGAAAGCCGCAAGGAAGCCGCCAGCCTGGCTCTGTTGCTGCGCTCGGGCTCGCTGGCCGCGCCGATGGACTTCATCGAGGAGCGCATCGTCGGTCCCAGCCTGGGCCGCGAGAACGTCGAACGCGGCATGACCGCGATCAAGTACTCCTTCATGTTCATCCTTGCGTTCTTCCTCGTCTACTACCGCGTGTTCGGCGTGATCACCTGTGTCGCGCTGTTGCTGAACCTGCTGATGGTGGTGGCGATCATGTCGCTGTTCAATGCCACCATGACCTTGCCGGGCATGGCCGCCATCGCGCTGACGGTCGGCTTCTCGGTCGATGCCAACGTGCTGATCAACGAACGAATACGTGAGGAGTTGCGCGCCGGGGTACCGGCCAAGGCGGCGATCGCGGGCGGCTACGACAAGGCGCTGAGCACGATCGCCGACGCCAACATCACCTCGATCCTTGCCGGCGTGGCCCTGTTTGCGTTCGGTACCGGCCCGGTCAAGGGCTTTGCGATCGCGCTGATCGTCGGCATCTCCACCTCCATGTACTCCGCGGTCTCGGCTTCGCGCGGCATCGCCACGCTGATCTATGGCGGCCGCCGCAAGCTCAAGTCCCTCGCCATCTGA
- the queA gene encoding tRNA preQ1(34) S-adenosylmethionine ribosyltransferase-isomerase QueA, with protein sequence MKKSDFHYDLPPELIAQAPLAERSASRLLVVPPSPGAFDDRMFRELPGLLQPGDLLVFNDTRVIPARLFGHKSTGGRVEILIERLLGGAEARAQLGVSKSPKPGAVIALDSGGEAEVLGRDGEFYHLRFHLSEPLESWLLKAGKLPLPPYIEREPGADDSERYQTVFARQAGAVAAPTAGLHFDEALLAALKLRGVQSGHVTLHVGAGTFQPVRVEQLDQHVMHSEWLNVGAELVERVRRTRANGGRVIGVGTTVVRALESAMRDDGTGRRELRPFAGETRLFILPGYRIGSVDAMITNFHLPESTLLMMISAFAGKGRVFEAYAHAIRERYRFFSYGDAMLLFPGT encoded by the coding sequence TTGAAGAAGTCCGACTTCCACTACGACCTGCCGCCCGAGCTGATCGCGCAGGCGCCGTTGGCCGAGCGCTCGGCAAGCCGGCTGCTTGTCGTGCCGCCATCCCCGGGAGCCTTCGACGATCGCATGTTCCGCGAGCTGCCCGGGCTGCTGCAGCCGGGCGATCTGCTGGTGTTCAACGACACCCGGGTGATTCCGGCGCGACTGTTCGGCCACAAGAGCACCGGTGGCCGGGTCGAAATCCTGATCGAACGACTGCTGGGCGGGGCCGAGGCGCGCGCGCAACTGGGCGTAAGCAAATCGCCGAAGCCGGGCGCGGTGATCGCGCTCGATTCCGGTGGCGAGGCCGAGGTGCTCGGTCGCGACGGCGAGTTCTACCACCTGCGCTTCCACCTCTCCGAGCCGCTGGAAAGCTGGCTGCTCAAGGCCGGCAAGCTGCCGCTGCCGCCGTATATCGAGCGCGAGCCCGGAGCGGATGACAGCGAACGCTACCAGACCGTGTTCGCCCGCCAGGCCGGCGCGGTCGCGGCGCCCACCGCGGGCCTGCATTTCGACGAGGCATTGTTGGCGGCGCTGAAGCTGCGCGGCGTGCAATCCGGCCACGTCACCCTGCACGTCGGCGCCGGCACCTTCCAGCCGGTGCGGGTCGAGCAACTCGACCAGCACGTGATGCACAGCGAATGGCTCAACGTCGGCGCCGAGCTGGTCGAACGGGTCCGACGCACCCGCGCCAATGGCGGCCGGGTGATCGGCGTCGGCACCACCGTGGTGCGCGCGCTGGAGTCGGCGATGCGCGACGACGGCACCGGCCGGCGCGAGCTGCGGCCATTCGCCGGGGAGACCCGGTTGTTCATTCTGCCGGGCTACCGGATCGGCTCGGTGGACGCGATGATCACCAACTTCCATCTCCCGGAAAGCACGTTGTTGATGATGATCTCCGCCTTTGCAGGCAAGGGCCGGGTGTTCGAGGCCTATGCCCACGCAATCCGCGAGCGCTACCGCTTTTTCAGCTATGGGGACGCGATGCTGCTGTTTCCGGGCACCTGA
- a CDS encoding ABC transporter permease, with translation MSPASEVGAGMSVAAVGGERGWSIAAVALALLALAPLLALALTALQGSSGLWSHIAVHVLPRASLNTVLLLAGVGAMVIALGTGGAWLVTAYDFPGRGMLSWALLLPLAMPTYIVAYAYLDLLHPLGPLQSGLRALLGIDSPRDFRLPDIRSLIGCILLLGLVLYPYVYLTARAMFATQAGSLLEAARTLGAGRVAQFFRVALPMARPAIAVGVALALLETLNDIGASEFLGVQTLTVSVYTTWVSRSDLPGAAQIALVMLALVLALIVLERYGRRRQRYAAGQRPRPMQPQRLGGAAAFLALVLGLLPVLAGFLLPAMHLLWAGIERMQLADGISTQLIDSAWNTLRIAAIATVVTMLAGLALAWALRLAQARRRPKLAAVCLRTASLGYAVPGTVLAIGLLVPLAWFDIGAGWLLQPFGIEPRMLLMGSVSALVIAYMLRFLAISAGSADAGLARIPPSLDQAARSLGERSGGALWRVHLPLLRPSLAAAALLVFVDAMKELPATLMLRPVNFDTLATWLYADAARGAYEDGALAALLIVLAGLLPVILLARGFRPEGGRL, from the coding sequence GTGAGCCCGGCCAGTGAGGTCGGCGCAGGCATGAGCGTGGCGGCCGTCGGCGGCGAACGCGGCTGGAGCATTGCCGCCGTCGCGCTCGCCTTGCTGGCACTGGCGCCGCTGCTGGCACTGGCGCTCACCGCGCTGCAGGGCAGCAGCGGCCTGTGGTCGCACATCGCCGTGCATGTGCTGCCGCGGGCCAGCCTCAACACGGTGTTGCTGCTGGCCGGGGTCGGGGCGATGGTGATCGCGCTCGGCACCGGCGGCGCCTGGCTGGTGACCGCCTACGATTTTCCCGGTCGTGGAATGTTGTCTTGGGCGCTGCTGCTGCCTCTGGCGATGCCGACCTACATCGTCGCCTACGCCTACCTCGACCTGCTGCATCCGCTGGGTCCGTTACAGAGCGGGTTGCGCGCGCTGCTTGGCATCGACAGCCCGCGCGACTTCCGCCTGCCCGACATCCGTTCGCTGATCGGCTGCATCCTGCTGTTGGGGCTGGTGCTGTATCCCTATGTCTACTTGACCGCACGGGCGATGTTCGCGACCCAGGCCGGCAGCCTGCTGGAAGCGGCGCGCACGCTCGGGGCGGGGAGGGTGGCGCAGTTCTTCCGGGTCGCCTTGCCGATGGCGCGGCCGGCGATCGCGGTGGGCGTGGCGCTGGCGTTGCTGGAAACCCTCAACGACATCGGCGCATCCGAGTTCCTCGGCGTGCAGACCCTGACCGTGTCGGTCTATACCACCTGGGTCAGCCGCAGCGACCTGCCGGGCGCTGCGCAGATCGCACTGGTGATGCTGGCGCTGGTGCTGGCCCTGATCGTGCTGGAACGATATGGCAGACGTCGCCAGCGCTATGCCGCCGGACAGCGGCCAAGGCCGATGCAGCCGCAGCGTCTGGGCGGTGCGGCAGCGTTTCTGGCGCTGGTGTTGGGGTTGCTGCCGGTGCTGGCCGGGTTCCTGCTGCCGGCCATGCACCTGCTGTGGGCAGGCATCGAGCGCATGCAACTTGCCGATGGCATATCGACGCAGTTGATAGACAGTGCCTGGAATACCCTGCGCATCGCGGCCATCGCCACCGTGGTGACCATGCTGGCCGGCCTGGCGCTGGCGTGGGCATTGCGACTGGCGCAGGCGCGGCGGCGGCCGAAGCTGGCGGCGGTCTGCCTGCGCACCGCCAGCCTCGGTTATGCGGTGCCCGGTACCGTGCTCGCGATCGGGCTGCTGGTGCCGCTGGCCTGGTTCGACATCGGCGCTGGCTGGCTGCTGCAGCCGTTCGGCATCGAGCCGCGGATGTTGCTGATGGGGTCGGTATCGGCGCTGGTGATCGCCTACATGCTGCGCTTCCTCGCGATCTCCGCCGGCAGCGCCGACGCCGGGCTGGCACGGATCCCGCCGTCGCTGGACCAGGCCGCACGCAGCCTCGGCGAACGCTCGGGTGGCGCGCTGTGGCGTGTCCACCTGCCGCTGTTGCGGCCCTCGCTGGCCGCGGCGGCGCTGCTGGTGTTCGTCGATGCGATGAAGGAGCTGCCGGCCACGTTGATGCTGCGCCCGGTCAATTTCGACACCCTCGCCACCTGGCTGTACGCCGATGCGGCCCGCGGAGCGTATGAGGATGGCGCGCTTGCGGCATTGCTGATCGTGCTGGCGGGGCTGCTGCCGGTGATATTGCTGGCGCGCGGGTTCCGTCCCGAAGGAGGGCGTTTGTGA